Genomic window (Salvelinus sp. IW2-2015 unplaced genomic scaffold, ASM291031v2 Un_scaffold4395, whole genome shotgun sequence):
CCTTAACATGGTGTACCCACTTCACAGGAAATGTAATtagtcagaatgtgtgtgtgtgttgcgggggaggggtgggggggtgattgAAGTACAGGGAGATTTTTGTTCATCTCTGTATGTCAGATTAAAGTCTGGGTTCATCATGTTACCACTGTTAGACTGCAGTGCAAATTTCAGGCTGAGTCAACATAAACAAGAGGCTTCCTTTACCGTCAGAGCATCTTTTCTGacgcagacagaaacacacaacacagacaacagatgctctcacacacacacacaccagtaaacTATGTGCGTTAGCGCTGACAAGGGTTGCCATGGTAGCAGTGGACCCCACGTTTCGGGGCCCTTACATCTGACCTGGATTCCACTGAGTAACAGTGGAACTACTCCATTCTAACCCAGTCTGTTCTACATCAACAGAACATTTGTCAAACTAACTACAGTATGTGTCTCAGGCTCGATGCGTACAGCCATTCAGTTATTTGACTAGGGCTGGGTGGTGATTAGGGAGCAGGCTGAGGAAGGCTTGTGAAGTGGGTACACCAGTGGGCATGGGCGATGCAGACACCTGTAGGGTAGTGGGGTGGTATGTTTGGGGTGAGGAGCAGGTAAGACAGTGGACGGTACCTTCTTGATCCAGGCCTGTGGTCCGCTGTTGGACAGCTCCTCTGAGCTGAGCACCGTTGCTCCAGTAGAACCTGTAAACAGTCCAGGGATGGTGTTGGACTGGGCCCATGCATCCACCTAACAGAGAGGAAGGTTTAGTGTGTGAGAAAGGAGGTGGAAAGAGCGTACATTATGCTTCTACGAACGCCTGTTTACCTGTTCCTGAGCACGGCTGAGCATGCAGATGGCGCTGACGTCGTACGGGTTCTCGGCCAGACGCTTCTGGGCCTTCATCCTCTCACCGACTGCCTGGGTGATGTCTACAGGCTAGAGGGGGAGACACAGGAGTCAGcgccacacacacatcattcacacacattcattcaaaaacacaatactacacacacacacacacaccagtgaacAGCCGATAAAACGAATAAGGAAAATCCATTCACCATACAAGAAAGAAATCTAGACTTATTCCATGAGACTTAGATCAGTTGTTATATGAAACTACTTACATCTACGTWGTCGtcagtatttgtatttttaagaGTTGTCAGTATTAGTACAGTTgtacaccccccccaaaaaataaaacgcAACCTGTGGAATTTCAGCCAGCTTTGTTTAATAACAGTTGCATCAAATACAAAATAAGCACAAATTAACAGCAAGCTCACGGATGACGTCACCCGATTTCTCATTGGTCTGCCCATCTGACGATTGATGACTGATCGATAACTCAATTCTAAACCACTTGTCATCGCCTGGGAGTCAGATTATTAAATGGTATTGCTCTGAGATTTGAGAGGTCAAATGATGCCCTtgattgtacattcaatttggaACTGGTGGGGGAGGAGGGTCAGTGTTTTACATGCCGCCCTCAGAAACAGCTATTCCAGCTAAACCCAGTCAATGCAGCTATATGCTCAGATGAGGAGCACAGGTATGGCATTCTAACTAAACTCACCATACCATCTAAACCAGTGGATCTCAAATCTTTTTCATCCTGCTGGGCATGACAACCCACCTAAGGCTTTTGGACTTTTCTACTTTCAAATCAACCAAACCAMTGTTTCTAGCTACTGTGTATAACCATAGAACCTGGTCTCAAACTACATCCCAATAGGAACCAGCAGTGACCTACCATTTCGGAAACCACTGATCCAAACCACTACATGTGGTAAAACACTGGGTTAAAACTAAAATCCCAAAATAAATCACATATATTTTTAACGCGTATGATTTTGAAATGCATAATATCTcaactcactttctctccctcctacacaaCGACTCCTAAAACCCCCTCATCTCTCTTAGTGTCACCTTACCCCCTCCTCMTCCCCCTCCCCTCCGTATCCCACCTGTAGCGGCGGCTCCGGGAACACACTATCACTCTCCTTGACGACCGCCGGCTCCTCCGTTGCCACGGACACCGCAGACAAAGGCGCATCCCCAGGCGATGTTTCCTTGGCAGCCGTTGCCAATGCCTTGGTCGCCGCCNNNNNNNNNNNNNNNNNNNNNNNNNNNNNNNNNNNNNNNNNNNNNNNNNNNNNNNNNNNNNNNNNNNNNNNNNNNNNNNNNNNNNNNNNNNNNNNNNNNNNNNNNNNNNNNNNNNNNNNNNNNNNNNNNNNNNNNNNNNNNNNNNNNNNNNNNNNNNNNNNNNNNNNNNNNNNNNNNNNNNNNNNNNNNNNNNNNNNNNNNNNNNNNNNNNNNNNNNNNNNNNNNNNNNNNNNNNNNNNNNNNNNNNNNNNNNNNNNNNNNNNNNNNNNNNNNNNNNNNNNNNNNNNNNNNNNNNNNNNNNNNNNNNNNNNNNNNNNNNNNNNNNNNNNNNNNNNNNNNNNNNNNNNNNNNNNNNNNNNNNNNNNNNNNNNNNNNNNNNNNNNNNNNNNNNNNNNNNNNNNNNNNNNNNNNNNNNNNNNNNNNNNNNNNNNNNNNNNNNNNNNNNNNNNNNNNNNNNNNNNNNNNNNNNNNNNNNNNNNNNNNNNNNNNNNNNNNNNNNNNNNNNNNNNNNNNNNNNNNNNNNNNNNNNNNNNNNNNNNNNNNNNNNNNNNNNNNNNNNNNNNNNNNNNNNNNNNNNNNNNNNNNNNNNNNNNNNNNNNNNNNNNNNNNNNNNNNNNNNNNNNNNNNNNNNNNNNNNNNNNNNNNNNNNNNNNNNNNNNNNNNNNNNNNNNNNNNNNNNNNNNNNNNNNNNNNNNNNNNNNNNNNNNNNNNNNNNNNNNNNNNNNNNNNNNNNNNNNNNNNNNNNNNNNNNNNNNNNNNNNNNNNNNNNNNNNNNNNNNNNNNNNNNNNNNNNNNNNNNNNNNNNNNNNNNNNNNNNNNNNNNNNNNNNNNNNNNNNNNNNNNNNNNNNNNNNNNNNNNNNNNNNNNNNNNNNNNNNNNNNNNNNNNNNNNNNNNNNNNNNNNNNNNNNNNNNNNNNNNNNNNNNNNNNNNNNNNNNNNNNNNNNNNNNNNNNNNNNNNNNNNNNNNNNNNNNNNNNNNNNNNNNNNNNNNNNNNNNNNNNNNNNNNNNNNNNNNNNNNNNNNNNNNNNNNNNNNNNNNNNNNNNNNNNNNNNNNNNNNNNNNNNNNNNNNNNNNNNNNNNNNNNNNNNNNNNNNNNNNNNNNNNNNNNNNNNNNNNNNNNNNNNNNNNNNNNNNNNNNNNNNNNNNNNNNNNNNNNNNNNNNNNNNNNNNNNNNNNNNNNNNNNNNNNNNNNNNNNNNNNNNNNNNNNNNNNNNNNNNNNNNNNNNNNNNNNNNNNNNNNNNNNNNNNNNNNNNNNNNNNNNNNNNNNNNNNNNNNNNNNNNNNNNNNNNNNNNNNNNNNNNNNNNNNNNNNNNNNNNNNNNNNNNNNNNNNNNNNNNNNNNNNNNNNNNNNNNNNNNNNNNNNNNNNNNNNNNNNNNNNNNNNNNNNNNNNNNNNNNNNNNNNNNNNNNNNNNNNNNNNNNNNNNNNNNNNNNNNNNNNNNNNNNNNNNNNNNNNNNNNNNNNNNNNNNNNNNNNNNNNNNNNNNNNNNNNNNNNNNNNNNNNNNNNNNNNNNNNNNNNNNNNNNNNNNNNNNNNNNNNNNNNNNNNNNNNNNNNNNNNNNNNNNNNNNNNNNNNNNNNNNNNNNNNNNNNNNNNNNNNNNNNNNNNNNNNNNNNNNNNNNNNNNNNNNNNNNNNNNNNNNNNNNNNNNNNNNNNNNNNNNNNNNNNNNNNNNNNNNNNNNNNNNNNNNNNNNNNNNNNNNNNNNNNNNNNNNNNNNNNNNNNNNNNNNNNNNNNNNNNNNNNNNNNNNNNNNNNNNNNNNNNNNNNNNNNNNNNNNNNNNNNNNNNNNNNNNNNNNNNNNNNNNNNNNNNNNNNNNNNNNNNNNNNNNNNNNNNNNNNNNNNNNNNNNNNNNNNNNNNNNNNNNNNNNNNNNNNNNNNNNNNNNNNNNNNNNNNNNNNNNNNNNNNNNNNNNNNNNNNNNNNNNNNNNNNNNNNNNNNNNNNNNNNNNNNNNNNNNNNNNNNNNNNNNNNNNNNNNNNNNNNNNNNNNNNNNNNNNNNNNNNNNNNNNNNNNNNNNNNNNNNNNNNNNNNNNNNNNNNNNNNNNNNNNNNNNNNNNNNNNNNNNNNNNNNNNNNNNNNNNNNNNNNNNNNNNNNNNNNNNNNNNNNNNNNNNNNNNNNNNNNNNNNNNNNNNNNNNNNNNNNNNNNNNNNNNNNNNNNNNNNNNNNNNNNNNNNNNNNNNNNNNNNNNNNNNNNNNNNNNNNNNNNNNNNNNNNNNNNNNNNNNNNNNNNNNNNNNNNNNNNNNNNNNNNNNNNNNNNNNNNNNNNNNNNNNNNNNNNNNNNNNNNNNNNNNNNNNNNNNNNNNNNNNNNNNNNNNNNNNNNNNNNNNNNNNNNNNNNNNNNNNNNNNNNNNNNNNNNNNNNNNNNNNNNNNNNNNNNNNNNNNNNNNNNNNNNNNNNNNNNNNNNNNNNNNNNNNNNNNNNNNNNNNNNNNNNNNNNNNNNNNNNNNNNNNNNNNNNNNNNNNNNNNNNNNNNNNNNNNNNNNNNNNNNNNNNNNNNNNNNNNNNNNNNNNNNNNNNNNNNNNNNNNNNNNNNNNNNNNNNNNNNNNNNNNNNNNNNNNNNNNNNNNNNNNNNNNNNNNNNNNNNNNNNNNNNNNNNNNNNNNNNNNNNNNNNNNNNNNNNNNNNNNNNNNNNNNNNNNNNNNNNNNNNNNNNNNNNNNNNNNNNNNNNNNNNNNNNNNNNNNNNNNNNNNNNNNNNNNNNNNNNNNNNNNNNNNNNNNNNNNNNNNNNNNNNNNNNNNNNNNNNNNNNNNNNNNNNNNNNNNNNNNNNNNNNNNNNNNNNNNNNNNNNNNNNNNNNNNNNNNNNNNNNNNNNNNNNNNNNNNNNNNNNNNNNNNNNNNNNNNNNNNNNNNNNNNNNNNNNNNNNNNNNNNNNNNNNNNNNNNNNNNNNNNNNNNNNNNNNNNNNNNNNNNNNNNNNNNNNNNNNNNNNNNNNNNNNNNNNNNNNNNNNNNNNNNNNNNNNNNNNNNNNNNNNNNNNNNNNNNNNNNNNNNNNNNNNNNNNNNNNNNNNNNNNNNNNNNNNNNNNNNNNNNNNNNNNNNNNNNNNNNNNNNNNNNNNNNNNNNNNNNNNNNNNNNNNNNNNNNNNNNNNNNNNNNNNNNNNNNNNNNNNNNNNNNNNNNNNNNNNNNNNNNNNNNNNNNNNNNNNNNNNNNNNNNNNNNNNNNNNNNNNNNNNNNNNNNNNNNNNNNNNNNNNNNNNNNNNNNNNNNNNNNNNNNNNNNNNNNNNNNNNNNNNNNNNNNNNNNNNNNNNNNNNNNNNNNNNNNNNNNNNNNNNNNNNNNNNNNNNNNNNNNNNNNNNNNNNNNNNNNNNNNNNNNNNNNNNNNNNNNNNNNNNNNNNNNNNNNNNNNNNNNNNNNNNNNNNNNNNNNNNNNNNNNNNNNNNNNNNNNNNNNNNNNNNNNNNNNNNNNNNNNNNNNNNNNNNNNNNNNNNNNNNNNNNNNNNNNNNNNNNNNNNNNNNNNNNNNNNNNNNNNNNNNNNNNNNNNNNNNNNNNNNNNNNNNNNNNNNNNNNNNNNNNNNNNNNNNNNNNNNNNNNNNNNNNNNNNNNNNNNNNNNNNNNNNNNNNNNNNNNNNNNNNNNNNNNNNNNNNNNNNNNNNNNNNNNNNNNNNNNNNNNNNNNNNNNNNNNNNNNNNNNNNNNNNNNNNNNNNNNNNNNNNNNNNNNNNNNNNNNNNNNNNNNNNNNNNNNNNNNNNNNNNNNNNNNNNNNNNNNNNNNNNNNNNNNNNNNNNNNNNNNNNNNNNNNNNNNNNNNNNNNNNNNNNNNNNNNNNNNNNNNNNNNNNNNNNNNNNNNNNNNNNNNNNNNNNNNNNNNNNNNNNNNNNNNNNNNNNNNNNNNNNNNNNNNNNNNNNNNNNNNNNNNNNNNNNNNNNNNNNNNNNNNNNNNNNNNNNNNNNNNNNNNNNNNNNNNNNNNNNNNNNNNNNNNNNNNNNNNNNNNNNNNNNNNNNNNNNNNNNNNNNNNNNNNNNNNNNNNNNNNNNNNNNNNNNNNNNNNNNNNNNNNNNNNNNNNNNNNNNNNNNNNNNNNNNNNNNNNNNNNNNNNNNNNNNNNNNNNNNNNNNNNNNNNNNNNNNNNNNNNNNNNNNNNNNNNNNNNNNNNNNNNNNNNNNNNNNNNNNNNNNNNNNNNNNNNNNNNNNNNNNNNNNNNNNNNNNNNNNNNNNNNNNNNNNNNNNNNNNNNNNNNNNNNNNNNNNNNNNNNNNNNNNNNNNNNNNNNNNNNNNNNNNNNNNNNNNNNNNNNNNNNNNNNNNNNNNNNNNNNNNNNNNNNNNNNNNNNNNNNNNNNNNNNNNNNNNNNNNNNNNNNNNNNNNNNNNNNNNNNNNNNNNNNNNNNNNNNNNNNNNNNNNNNNNNNNNNNNNNNNNNNNNNNNNNNNNNNNNNNNNNNNNNNNNNNNNNNNNNNNNNNNNNNNNNNNNNNNNNNNNNNNNNNNNNNNNNNNNNNNNNNNNNNNNNNNNNNNNNNNNNNNNNNNNNNNNNNNNNNNNNNNNNNNNNNNNNNNNNNNNNNNNNNNNNNNNNNNNNNNNNNNNNNNNNNNNNNNNNNNNNNNNNNNNNNNNNNNNNNNNNNNNNNNNNNNNNNNNNNNNNNNNNNNNNNNNNNNNNNNNNNNNNNNNNNNNNNNNNNNNNNNNNNNNNNNNNNNNNNNNNNNNNNNNNNNNNNNNNNNNNNNNNNNNNNNNNNNNNNNNNNNNNNNNNNNNNNNNNNNNNNNNNNNNNNNNNNNNNNNNNNNNNNNNNNNNNNNNNNNNNNNNNNNNNNNNNNNNNNNNNNNNNNNNNNNNNNNNNNNNNNNNNNNNNNNNNNNNNNNNNNNNNNNNNNNNNNNNNNNNNNNNNNNNNNNNNNNNNNNNNNNNNNNNNNNNNNNNNNNNNNNNNNNNNNNNNNNNNNNNNNNNNNNNNNNNNNNNNNNNNNNNNNNNNNNNNNNNNNNNNNNNNNNNNNNNNNNNNNNNNNNNNNNNNNNNNNNNNNNNNNNNNNNNNNNNNNNNNNNNNNNNNNNNNNNNNNNNNNNNNNNNNNNNNNNNNNNNNNNNNNNNNNNNNNNNNNNNNNNNNNNNNNNNNNNNNNNNNNNNNNNNNNNNNNNNNNNNNNNNNNNNNNNNNNNNNNNNNNNNNNNNNNNNNNNNNNNNNNNNNNNNNNNNNNNNNNNNNNNNNNNNNNNNNNNNNNNNNNNNNNNNNNNNNNNNNNNNNNNNNNNNNNNNNNNNNNNNNNNNNNNNNNNNNNNNNNNNNNNNNNNNNNNNNNNNNNNNNNNNNNNNNNNNNNNNNNNNNNNNNNNNNNNNNNNNNNNNNNNNNNNNNNNNNNNNNNNNNNNNNNNNNNNNNNNNNNNNNNNNNNNNNNNNNNNNNNNNNNNNNNNNNNNNNNNNNNNNNNNNNNNNNNNNNNNNNNNNNNNNNNNNNNNNNNNNNNNNNNNNNNNNNNNNNNNNNNNNNNNNNNNNNNNNNNNNNNNNNNNNNNNNNNNNNNNNNNNNNNNNNNNNNNNNNNNNNNNNNNNNNNNNNNNNNNNNNNNNNNNNNNNNNNNNNNNNNNNNNNNNNNNNNNNNNNNNNNNNNNNNNNNNNNNNNNNNNNNNNNNNNNNNNNNNNNNNNNNNNNNNNNNNNNNNNNNNNNNNNNNNNNNNNNNNNNNNNNNNNNNNNNNNNNNNNNNNNNNNNNNNNNNNNNNNNNNNNNNNNNNNNNNNNNNNNNNNNNNNNNNNNNNNNNNNNNNNNNNNNNNNNNNNNNNNNNNNNNNNNNNNNNNNNNNNNNNNNNNNNNNNNNNNNNNNNNNNNNNNNNNNNNNNNNNNNNNNNNNNNNNNNNNNNNNNNNNNNNNNNNNNNNNNNNNNNNNNNNNNNNNNNNNNNNNNNNNNNNNNNNNNNNNNNNNNNNNNNNNNNNNNNNNNNNNNNNNNNNNNNNNNNNNNNNNNNNNNNNNNNNNNNNNNNNNNNNNNNNNNNNNNNNNNNNNNNNNNNNNNNNNNNNNNNNNNNNNNNNNNNNNNNNNNNNNNNNNNNNNNNNNNNNNNNNNNNNNNNNNNNNNNNNNNNNNNNNNNNNNNNNNNNNNNNNNNNNNNNNNNNNNNNNNNNNNNNNNNNNNNNNNNNNNNNNNNNNNNNNNNNNNNNNNNNNNNNNNNNNNNNNNNNNNNNNNNNNNNNNNNNNNNNNNNNNNNNNNNNNNNNNNNNNNNNNNNNNNNNNNNNNNNNNNNNNNNNNNNNNNNNNNNNNNNNNNNNNNNNNNNNNNNNNNNNNNNNNNNNNNNNNNNNNNNNNNNNNNNNNNNNNNNNNNNNNNNNNNNNNNNNNNNNNNNNNNNNNNNNNNNNNNNNNNNNNNNNNNNNNNNNNNNNNNNNNNNNNNNNNNNNNNNNNNNNNNNNNNNNNNNNNNNNNNNNNNNNNNNNNNNNNNNNNNNNNNNNNNNNNNNNNNNNNNNNNNNNNNNNNNNNNNNNNNNNNNNNNNNNNNNNNNNNNNNNNNNNNNNNNNNNNNNNNNNNNNNNNNNNNNNNNNNNNNNNNNNNNNNNNNNNNNNNNNNNNNNNNNNNNNNNNNNNNNNNNNNNNNNNNNNNNNNNNNNNNNNNNNNNNNNNNNNNNNNNNNNNNNNNNNNNNNNNNNNNNNNNNNNNNNNNNNNNNNNNNNNNNNNNNNNNNNNNNNNNNNNNNNNNNNNNNNNNNNNNNNNNNNNNNNNNNNNNNNNNNNNNNNNNNNNNNNNNNNNNNNNNNNNNNNNNNNNNNNNNNNNNNNNNNNNNNNNNNNNNNNNNNNNNNNNNNNNNNNNNNNNNNNNNNNNNNNNNNNNNNNNNNNNNNNNNNNNNNNNNNNNNNNNNNNNNNNNNNNNNNNNNNNNNNNNNNNNNNNNNNNNNNNNNNNNNNNNNNNNNNNNNNNNNNNNNNNNNNNNNNNNNNNNNNNNNNNNNNNNNNNNNNNNNNNNNNNNNNNNNNNNNNNNNNNNNNNNNNNNNNNNNNNNNNNNNNNNNNNNNNNNNNNNNNNNNNNNNNNNNNNNNNNNNNNNNNNNNNNNNNNNNNNNNNNNNNNNNNNNNNNNNNNNNNNNNNNNNNNNNNNNNNNNNNNNNNNNNNNNNNNNNNNNNNNNNNNNNNNNNNNNNNNNNNNNNNNNNNNNNNNNNNNNNNNNNNNNNNNNNNNNNNNNNNNNNNNNNNNNNNNNNNNNNNNNNNNNNNNNNNNNNNNNNNNNNNNNNNNNNNNNNNNNNNNNNNNNNNNNNNNNNNNNNNNNNNNNNNNNNNNNNNNNNNNNNNNNNNNNNNNNNNNNNNNNNNNNNNNNNNNNNNNNNNNNNNNNNNNNNNNNNNNNNNNNNNNNNNNNNNNNNNNNNNNNNNNNNNNNNNNNNNNNNNNNNNNNNNNNNNNNNNNNNNNNNNNNNNNNNNNNNNNNNNNNNNNNNNNNNNNNNNNNNNNNNNNNNNNNNNNNNNNNNNNNNNNNNNNNNNNNNNNNNNNNNNNNNNNNNNNNNNNNNNNNNNNNNNNNNNNNNNNNNNNNNNNNNNNNNNNNNNNNNNNNNNNNNNNNNNNNNNNNNNNNNNNNNNNNNNNNNNNNNNNNNNNNNNNNNNNNNNNNNNNNNNNNNNNNNNNNNNNNNNNNNNNNNNNNNNNNNNNNNNNNNNNNNNNNNNNNNNNNNNNNNNNNNNNNNNNNNNNNNNNNNNNNNNNNNNNNNNNNNNNNNNNNNNNNNNNNNNNNNNNNNNNNNNNNNNNNNNNNNNNNNNNNNNNNNNNNNNNNNNNNNNNNNNNNNNNNNNNNNNNNNNNNNNNNNNNNNNNNNNNNNNNNNNNNNNNNNNNNNNNNNNNNNNNNNNNNNNNNNNNNNNNNNNNNNNNNNNNNNNNNNNNNNNNNNNNNNNNNNNNNNNNNNNNNNNNNNNNNNNNNNNNNNNNNNNNNNNNNNNNNNNNNNNNNNNNNNNNNNNNNNNNNNNNNNNNNNNNNNNNNNNNNNNNNNNNNNNNNNNNNNNNNNNNNNNNNNNNNNNNNNNNNNNNNNNNNNNNNNNNNNNNNNNNNNNNNNNNNNNNNNNNNNNNNNNNNNNNNNNNNNNNNNNNNNNNNNNNNNNNNNNNNNNNNNNNNNNNNNNNNNNNNNNNNNNNNNNNNNNNNNNNNNNNNNNNNNNNNNNNNNNNNNNNNNNNNNNNNNNNNNNNNNNNNNNNNNNNNNNNNNNNNNNNNNNNNNNNNNNNNNNNNNNNNNNNNNNNNNNNNNNNNNNNNNNNNNNNNNNNNNNNNNNNNNNNNNNNNNNNNNNNNNNNNNNNNNNNNNNNNNNNNNNNNNNNNNNNNNNNNNNNNNNNNNNNNNNNNNNNNNNNNNNNNNNNNNNNNNNNNNNNNNNNNNNNNNNNNNNNNNNNNNNNNNNNNNNNNNNNNNNNNNNNNNNNNNNNNNNNNNNNNNNNNNNNNNNNNNNNNNNNNNNNNNNNNNNNNNNNNNNNNNNNNNNNNNNNNNNNNNNNNNNNNNNNNNNNNNNNNNNNNNNNNNNNNNNNNNNNNNNNNNNNNNNNNNNNNNNNNNNNNNNNNNNNNNNNNNNNNNNNNNNNNNNNNNNNNNNNNNNNNNNNNNNNNNNNNNNNNNNNNNNNNNNNNNNNTCAATGTGaattgtgtcgtgcacaaagctACATAATGGAACTTTAAGTAGTCTGCTGATTATTAACATCAAACTGAAAAGGTCCACCACTGCTGTTATGCATATGCTTAGTAGTATCTTGAGACTACTTACCAGTCTTTGCCTTGTCTCCATCAGAGTCTGCTGCTGATTCTGARccgctctctttctcttccttacGTTTCTTCTTTTTGCTTTTGTGTTTCTTGTGCTTCTTGTGCTTCTTGTGTTTCTTTTGTGGGACATCACCCTCTTCCTTATTGGCTATGCCATCTTTATCTGCATAAATAATACCGTACattacaatttaatttgaaataGATGCTTTCACCTGATCAAAACTGTAGTGCACTGTATCAGTGCaaaaaggaaaggagaagagagaatatCACTTTGgactattgagacacagcccTTGTTACTGACCTTGTGTGTTGTTGATCCCATCTGCGCCTTCTGCAGTTTTACCATTGGGATGGCCTTCATCTGTCAGACTTAATAGAGAGAATGCAGGTATGAGATGACACCTGTACTTGAACTTACAGTAGGTTCACTCAACTTTCTTATCAGCAGGGGTCTTGGTTTTTAACAACATGACAGTGGACACAACGAATGGACAATATCTATAAGTATGTATGAGCTTGAATGATTAACGTAGTCTACATAACTgacagggcttgtaagtaagc
Coding sequences:
- the LOC112077225 gene encoding protein Son-like → MKAQKRLAENPYDVSAICMLSRAQEQVDAWAQSNTIPGLFTGSTGATVLSSEELSNSGPQAWIKKVPSTVLPAPHPKHTTPLPYRCLHRPCPLVYPLHKPSSACSLITTQP